In Mycobacterium gallinarum, a single window of DNA contains:
- a CDS encoding GuaB3 family IMP dehydrogenase-related protein: protein MGRTARRTYELDEINIVPSRRTRSSQDVSTAWQLDAYRFEIPVVAHPTDALVSPEFAIEMGRLGGLGVLNGEGLIGRHADVGEKIAQVVAAAEKEPEPAAAIRLLQQLHSAPLDPDLLGAAVARIRDAGVTTAVRVSPQNAQALTPGLVAAGVDLLVIQGTIISAEWVAQDHGVGEPLNLKTFISELDIPVVAGGVLDHRTALHLMRTGAAGVIVGYGSTRGVTTSDEVLGISVPMATAIADAAAARREYLDETGGRYVHVLADGDIHTSGDLAKAIACGADAVVLGTPLATAAEALGDGWFWPAAAAHPSLPRGALLQVALGERPSLGQVLTGPSDDPFGSLNLVGGLRRSMAKAGYCDLKEFQKVGLTVGN, encoded by the coding sequence ATGGGCCGAACCGCCCGCCGCACCTACGAACTCGACGAGATCAACATCGTCCCGTCCCGCAGAACCAGGTCCTCCCAAGATGTTTCGACGGCCTGGCAACTGGACGCCTACCGGTTCGAGATCCCGGTCGTGGCACACCCGACCGACGCGCTGGTGTCGCCGGAGTTCGCCATCGAGATGGGCCGTCTCGGCGGCCTCGGTGTGCTCAACGGCGAAGGCCTGATCGGCAGGCACGCCGACGTCGGGGAGAAGATCGCTCAGGTCGTCGCTGCGGCCGAGAAAGAGCCGGAACCGGCGGCGGCGATCCGGCTGTTGCAGCAACTGCACTCTGCGCCGCTGGATCCTGATCTGCTGGGTGCCGCGGTGGCGCGGATCCGCGATGCCGGTGTGACCACGGCCGTCCGAGTGAGTCCCCAAAATGCGCAGGCGCTGACGCCGGGGCTGGTGGCCGCAGGCGTCGACTTACTGGTCATCCAGGGCACGATCATCTCCGCGGAGTGGGTCGCTCAAGATCACGGGGTCGGCGAACCGCTGAACCTCAAGACCTTCATTTCCGAGCTCGACATACCGGTGGTGGCGGGTGGTGTCCTCGACCACCGCACTGCATTGCACCTCATGCGCACCGGCGCTGCGGGCGTCATCGTCGGCTACGGATCGACCCGCGGCGTCACCACCAGCGACGAGGTGCTCGGCATCAGCGTGCCGATGGCGACCGCGATCGCCGACGCCGCGGCCGCGCGCCGCGAATACCTCGACGAGACGGGCGGGCGCTACGTGCACGTGCTCGCCGACGGTGACATCCACACGTCCGGCGACCTAGCCAAGGCCATCGCGTGCGGCGCCGACGCCGTAGTGCTCGGCACCCCGTTGGCCACTGCCGCCGAGGCCCTGGGAGATGGCTGGTTCTGGCCCGCCGCGGCTGCGCACCCGTCGTTGCCGCGCGGCGCTCTGCTGCAGGTCGCGCTGGGCGAGCGGCCTTCGCTGGGGCAGGTGCTGACCGGGCCGTCCGATGATCCCTTCGGATCGCTGAATCTGGTCGGTGGCCTGCGGCGATCGATGGCCAAGGCTGGTTATTGCGACCTCAAGGAGTTCCAGAAGGTCGGCCTGACCGTCGGTAACTGA
- a CDS encoding GMC family oxidoreductase produces MKPDYDVLIIGSGFGGSVTALRLTEKGYRVGVLEAGRRFADDEFAKTSWNLRKFLWAPKLGMYGIQRIHLLRNVMILAGAGVGGGSLNYANTLYVPPDAFFNDPQWKQITDWRGELTPHYDQAQRMLGVVQNPTFTDADRIMKEVAADMGVEDTFVATPVGVFFGPDGTKAPGKTVPDPYFGGAGPARTGCIECGSCMTGCRYGAKNTLLKNYLGLAEKAGAEIIPMTTVSSFSQRSDGVWEVRAKRTGLLPLKRRKYTATHVVLAAGTFGTQKLLFDMRDKGKLPKLSEKLGVLTRTNSESIVGAGRFEVSPDLDLTHGVAITSSIHPTSDTHIEPVRYGKGSNAMGLLQTLMTDGAGPQGSDVPRWKQFFVQAGSNPRKLLRLLNPRKWSERTMIALVMQHLDNSITTFTRRTKFGFRRLDSTQGHGEPNPTWIPVGNEVTRRIAEKIDGVAGGTWGELFNIPLTAHYLGGAAIGDTADHGVIDPYQRVYGYPTLSVHDGAAISANLGVNPSLSITAQAERAASLWPNKGEIDQRPKQGEPYKRLDPIPPAHPVVPADAPAALRHLPIEPVSSAGKNAS; encoded by the coding sequence ATGAAGCCTGACTACGACGTCCTCATCATCGGTTCCGGTTTCGGTGGCAGTGTCACCGCTCTACGGCTCACCGAGAAGGGCTACCGCGTCGGCGTTCTCGAGGCCGGTCGCCGGTTCGCCGACGACGAGTTCGCGAAGACGTCCTGGAATCTGCGCAAGTTCTTATGGGCGCCGAAACTCGGCATGTACGGCATCCAACGAATCCATCTGTTGCGCAACGTGATGATCCTGGCCGGCGCGGGTGTCGGCGGAGGCTCGCTCAACTACGCCAACACCCTGTACGTCCCGCCGGACGCGTTCTTCAACGACCCGCAGTGGAAGCAGATCACCGATTGGCGTGGCGAGCTGACCCCGCATTACGACCAGGCGCAGCGAATGCTCGGCGTGGTCCAGAATCCGACGTTCACAGACGCCGACCGCATCATGAAAGAGGTCGCCGCCGATATGGGTGTCGAGGACACGTTCGTCGCGACGCCCGTCGGGGTGTTCTTCGGCCCCGACGGCACGAAGGCTCCGGGTAAGACGGTGCCGGATCCGTACTTCGGCGGTGCCGGTCCGGCGCGCACCGGCTGCATCGAATGCGGATCCTGCATGACGGGTTGCCGCTACGGCGCCAAGAACACCTTGCTGAAGAACTATCTCGGCCTCGCCGAAAAGGCTGGGGCAGAGATCATTCCGATGACGACGGTATCGAGTTTCTCGCAGCGGTCCGACGGAGTGTGGGAGGTGCGCGCGAAACGGACGGGTCTGTTGCCACTCAAGCGGCGCAAGTACACCGCCACCCATGTGGTGCTCGCGGCGGGGACGTTCGGCACGCAGAAGCTGTTGTTCGACATGCGCGACAAGGGCAAGCTGCCGAAGCTGTCGGAGAAGCTCGGTGTGCTCACGCGAACCAATTCGGAATCGATCGTCGGTGCAGGTCGTTTCGAGGTTTCACCCGATCTCGATCTCACCCACGGGGTGGCCATCACGTCGTCGATTCACCCGACTTCCGATACGCACATCGAACCGGTGCGCTACGGCAAGGGCAGCAATGCCATGGGGCTGTTGCAGACCCTGATGACCGACGGCGCGGGGCCGCAGGGTTCTGACGTGCCACGGTGGAAGCAGTTCTTCGTGCAGGCGGGGTCGAACCCCCGCAAGCTGCTGCGGTTGCTGAACCCGCGTAAGTGGAGCGAGCGGACGATGATCGCGCTCGTCATGCAGCACCTGGACAACTCCATCACGACATTCACCCGGCGCACGAAGTTCGGCTTCCGGCGGCTGGACAGCACGCAAGGTCACGGCGAACCCAATCCGACATGGATCCCGGTGGGCAACGAGGTCACGCGCCGGATAGCCGAAAAGATCGACGGCGTCGCGGGCGGCACCTGGGGTGAACTGTTCAACATCCCGCTGACCGCCCACTACCTCGGCGGCGCTGCGATCGGCGACACCGCCGACCACGGAGTCATCGATCCGTATCAGCGGGTGTACGGGTATCCGACGCTCTCGGTGCACGACGGTGCGGCGATCTCGGCGAACCTCGGTGTCAATCCATCGCTTTCGATCACGGCGCAGGCCGAGCGCGCGGCATCGCTGTGGCCGAACAAGGGTGAGATCGATCAGCGTCCAAAGCAGGGGGAACCCTACAAGCGCCTCGATCCGATTCCGCCGGCACATCCTGTCGTTCCCGCCGATGCGCCCGCGGCGCTGCGCCATCTGCCGATCGAACCGGTCAGCTCGGCAGGAAAAAACGCCAGCTGA
- the phoU gene encoding phosphate signaling complex protein PhoU: MRTAYREQLSGLGARLADMCGLAAKAMDDATRALLEADLSLAEEVIAEQERIAVMGRQAEDTALKLLALQQPVAGDLRTVVCAIHIGADIERMGALAVHVASISRLRHPECALPDEVRASFAEMGKRAVLMAGIAREVLLSSDSEKASQMHDLDDAVDAEHRHLFTLLIDNKWQDGVCSAVDVALLGRYYERFADHAVEIGRRVVFEATGGLPDAKKLA; this comes from the coding sequence ATGCGAACCGCCTATCGCGAACAGTTGTCGGGCTTGGGCGCGCGGCTGGCCGACATGTGCGGCCTGGCAGCCAAGGCGATGGACGATGCGACGCGGGCCCTGCTGGAAGCGGACCTGTCGCTGGCCGAAGAGGTCATCGCCGAGCAGGAACGCATTGCGGTCATGGGCCGGCAGGCCGAGGATACGGCGCTCAAACTGCTCGCGCTGCAGCAGCCGGTGGCCGGCGATTTGCGGACGGTGGTCTGCGCCATCCACATCGGCGCCGATATCGAGAGAATGGGTGCGCTTGCGGTGCATGTGGCCAGCATCTCGCGGTTGCGCCACCCGGAGTGCGCGCTGCCCGACGAGGTGCGGGCCAGCTTTGCGGAGATGGGCAAACGAGCAGTCCTGATGGCGGGGATTGCGCGTGAGGTGCTGCTGTCCAGTGATTCGGAAAAGGCTTCGCAGATGCACGACCTGGACGATGCGGTGGATGCGGAGCACCGTCACCTGTTCACGCTGCTGATCGACAACAAGTGGCAGGACGGGGTCTGCTCCGCAGTCGATGTCGCGTTGCTGGGCCGCTATTACGAGCGTTTCGCCGACCACGCCGTCGAGATCGGCAGGCGCGTCGTGTTCGAGGCAACCGGCGGTCTGCCGGATGCCAAGAAACTGGCCTGA